The following coding sequences lie in one Apium graveolens cultivar Ventura chromosome 3, ASM990537v1, whole genome shotgun sequence genomic window:
- the LOC141711122 gene encoding transcription factor MYB61-like, which translates to MGHHCCSKQKVKRGLWSPEEDEKLMRHITSHGHGHGCWSAVPKLAGLQRCGKSCRLRWINYLRPDLKRGSFTEQEERTIIDVHRILGNRWAQIAKHLPGRTDNEVKNFWNSCIKKKLIAQGLDPNTHNLLSLHQNHNHEKNISCNIKKKAASVFSLSTTSSTITSYPN; encoded by the exons ATGGGGCATCACTGCTGCAGCAAACAGAAAGTTAAGAGAGGTCTCTGGTCCCCTGAAGAAGATGAAAAACTCATGAGACACATCACTTCTCATGGTCATGGTCATGGCTGCTGGAGTGCTGTTCCCAAACTAGCAG GATTGCAAAGGTGTGGAAAGAGTTGTAGACTTAGGTGGATCAATTACTTGAGGCCTGATCTGAAAAGAGGTTCATTTACGGAACAAGAGGAAAGAACTATTATTGATGTACATAGAATTTTAGGCAACAGATGGGCTCAAATTGCCAAACATTTGCCAGGTAGAACAGATAATGAAGTCAAGAACTTTTGGAATTCATGCATCAAGAAGAAGCTTATTGCTCAAGGTTTAGATCCCAATACTCACAATCTTCTCTCTCTCCATCAAAATCATAATCATGAAAAAAATATTTCATGTAATATTAAGAAGAAGGCAGCATCAGTCTTTTCTTTAAGTACTACTAGCAGTACTATTACTTCATATCCAAATTAG